A stretch of DNA from Triticum dicoccoides isolate Atlit2015 ecotype Zavitan chromosome 2A, WEW_v2.0, whole genome shotgun sequence:
GAAGCGCCAACTTTTCATCTCAAACAAAGGTGACGTATACGGCTAGCAAGAGAACCATGCATTCACCACATAAACCTCCGGATGGGCTTTATTACACGAGAAATACGCCCACCTACGGGACAACACGTACTTACTCTTTACACAAGAACACACCAGGACCAGGTTCACCAGCTAGCTAGTGCTAGTCTAGTCAACACCGTTCCTTCCACACCAAGACGAAATCACGAAGGTCACCGGTAACGCTAACAACAATCATGAGCAAAGCTTAGCTACTCTACTAAGATATTTAGGTTGGCCGAAGATATTCATGGGCACTTGGTCTTGTTGCCGTGCATGGTCCAGTCGGTGTAGCACTTGCCGCAGGTCTCCTTGTTGCCGGCCATGCCCGCCGGCACGTAGCGGCACACACTGCAGCACTTGAGGCACGCCCGGCTGCACAGCTTCGGCCGCGAGTTGGCGCTGCACCGCAGGTTGCACGCCCACCCGCAGTCTGCATCACACGCCATGGAATGAACGAGCGCATTTTCTCTCATCTGAAATACGTACTCCGATCATAGGGCAGATTTGATACCTTTAGAGGGGTCTACGATGTTGTGGGGAGGAGGCCCGAGCGGAGCAGCAGCCGGAGCAGGAGAGTCGGCAGCCTATCCACCACCCAGAGGAGAGGACAAAATCAGCCATGTATATTGTATGCATTGTCGCATTGAGTACTTAGACAGAAGGCACCCTTAACTTACCTTGATGGTGCTGAGCAGGAGGAGAGACGCCACCAGCGCGGCCACCGCAAGCTTGCCGAGCGCCATGGTTCCTTCCTCTCGAGTCTGAAGAGCTTTCCTGAGCTGTGTGGTCTCTTTGGGTTGGGTCTGTGTGATGGTTAAATAGAGCAAAGCCAAGGGTTTAAACACTTTACAGACTTGCGCTGTGGAAGGGGAAGTGATGGGTGGTGGCCAGGTTGGCTCCTGGCAAGGGCGTAAATGGTCTGCGGCCGCGGCAGTGCGACTGCACTTGCCCAATGGCCTTTTGACGCGTACCACCACCGTTGCCTGGCTGAGTGGCGTAAATGGGCTTAATTCGCCCTGCTCACGGGGCGCCACACCTGCCCTGCCCTTGATTACAAATAGATAAACACACGGGCTACCCCGATTGCGTTCCGTATAGCACACCTAGGATTCTCTCCACGTCCATGATCGTGTGAAAATTTGGTCCTACTGTCAAGCAAGCCTGCTGTCGTTGAGGCCTGGGCCGCACGGTGCGTCGTTTGATGAAGGGTGAGCGAGACAAGGGAATAGGACGGGGGAGCAGAGCAGAGTGGTGGGCGTACGAGCGTTGAGTTGCATTCCACTTCCACCGAGGGGGCAGAGCGTGCGTGATGTGGGCACTGCCGCGGTGTGGGGACGAGCGGGCTACACTACAACCCGTGTAGGAGGAGACCTCACTCTGCCCCTAGGATTTGTCTGATCAAGTTCTCGTAAGATCTTTTtaggcatctccaacgccgactcTCAAACCTTCCGCAACCATTCGAATTATGAAAATCACCCAACGCGATTCGGGCGCCATTTCTTCCACAAACCGAAGACACACGTGAATAAGGTTTACGAAAGTCCAGACCGATCTCACACCCGCTTCTGACCACCCCGACCCACAAAAAAACACGTCACCTGTCCCTCCCACGTTTTCCTTCTGATGCAGGCACTGCTCACCGCGCCGCATTCATGTCGGCCCAGAGCACACGAAGGCCGGCATTGATGCTGTGATGTGACCGGTGGGAGGGAGGTCAGCGCTGACGGACGCGACCTCTCGACAGCCGCCGCTTCAATGCAAACGCAGGTTCCCGAGGAACGAACTCGAGTCGTTGCGCCGCATTGAAAGGGCTGACCGGCCCTTTGCATGGCCTGGTCGCGGCTATTTAAGCCGCACTCCGGCGTCGTCCACGTCGCATCCTCCTCCCCTCCCCGCCCATTTCCATCCACATCTTCGACAATGGGCAAGTCCTGGGCGTCGGTGCTGGCAAGTGGTTCCAGGGCGGGATCTGGCGGATAGTGGCGGCGCCACCCTCGAACTCTGGGGTCGTCGTCCTCATCGGGTAGCGTGACTCAACACGGACGAAGATCGTCATCTCCGCCGACGTGGTGGACtagtagccgccgccaccgccgtaggCCACGCCGACGGTGTTGCGCTAGGTCTACGACGGCACCGACGGGAAGTCCACACCAACGGCTCGGCTCCGCCACcgagggcgctcctccccgtgaagcCGGAGCCGACATCCCCTCCACGCTCTCCGCCGCCGCGCAGCCACGGCGTCCAAATCGGACGCCGCGTGAAGGAAGAGCGATTCTCGCTACCGCACTAGCGCGTCATGGAGGAGCGGCTCTCGCTACCGGCACGACCCATTGTGAAGGAGGAGCGCCGCTCGCTGCCGCCATTTTCCAAGGCGTGCGGTCGCATTCTGCACTACCTCCGCGGTGGCGACTCCTCACCGTTGTCCCGGAGCGCCATGACGGCGCAGGAGTACGCCGTCCGGGAGTAGCCCCGGCGGGACAGCCGCAACGCCGCACGTCGATCCAAGTTTGCGGACTCGGACGTCCCGCCACCACACATCGCGATGGACCCGGACCTAGCATACGCCTGGGCGCTAGACCGCTCCGTGATGATGTCGGAGACGGCCAAGCGCCGTCTCTCCGCGACCTCAACAGGGAGATGGCCAGGTAGGGCGAGGGATGGTCCCTCATCGTGATCGCTGTCGCCAACGACGCCTCCTCCAACAACCACCGCCCTCTCTCCAGCCTACGTCATTTGTGGCCGCATTGCGCACGACGCAGGAGGGGGCAAAAAGGATCATCTGCGAGTGCCAGGCGGACTCCAGGAAGCCCTGCCGTGACGTCGCCTCCTTCTGCCGTCCCAAGGCCGATGACTCCGACTCCGACGCCGGATCGGGCCAGGATGATGGAGGAGGAGCCGCCGGCCAGCCCGGCATGGACTACGAGGTCATCGTGAAGTATAAGATTGTTTAGGGTTTTATTTTTAGGTTTTTAGTTCACCGAACGAAATATTGTCTGATTTATGTACAAATTATGCTAGTTTCAATGAAATCCGCCATGTTTATATCAAAATTCATCATGTTTGCACGAATTCCGTCCGGTTGGTTGGAGTTGTTGTCAAAATATATGAGGCTACATTTAAATGCGccctcccgcatccgtgtccgtgGACTCCCTCCTCCCCCCTTCCCTGTCCGCGAACGAATGCAGCAGGAAATTTGTGGGTTTCCGTTAAAGATGCCCTTAGTGAGCAGGGAGTATCATAAGTTAATATCATGTGCTAGTGTATGATATTTCCCGGTATAATATGGTCGCCTCATTAATTTATGAGTGTTGAAGTCACCGTTCCGCTGATTTTTGCATGATTCATGCTGGCAATCGAGATTACCCAGGCGGGTATTGGACTCCCATCCCCGTCCCCATCCTCCTACCCATCTGCGGGGATAAAAATagtcccatccccatccccatcctttTTTTTATCCCCATGGAAAAACCCTACATGCAATCAACAACAACATCTGATAGCATTTCCATAGAAGAATAGTATTTCAGCA
This window harbors:
- the LOC119359590 gene encoding snakin-2-like, with translation MALGKLAVAALVASLLLLSTIKAADSPAPAAAPLGPPPHNIVDPSKDCGWACNLRCSANSRPKLCSRACLKCCSVCRYVPAGMAGNKETCGKCYTDWTMHGNKTKCP